One Pyrus communis chromosome 4, drPyrComm1.1, whole genome shotgun sequence genomic region harbors:
- the LOC137732509 gene encoding uncharacterized protein isoform X2: MEDWEDEKAPTLLSKDQPVHKWDDEDVDENDITESWEDLDEPAPLEPATRPVSEKAPKKPATKPAEKATEKKGKTVQIEKEEPLDPVAGKLRQQRLVEEADYKSTKELFSSGGNYKTLDNFIPKSESDFLEYAELISHKLRPFEKSFHYIGLLKAVMRLSMTSLKGADAKEVASSITAIANEKIKAEKEANAGKKKTGSKKKQLLVDKPNDDIAVDDYDPLDDDDFM; this comes from the exons ATGGAGGACTGGG AAGATGAGAAAGCCCCAACTCTCCTTTCTAAGGACCAACCAGTACATAAATGGGATGATGAAGATGTGGATGAAAATGATATTACAGAGTCATGGGAGGATTTAGATGAACCTGCTCCTTTG GAACCTGCAACAAGGCCTGTTTCTGAGAAGGCACCTAAGAAACCTGCAACAAAACCTGCTGAAAAAGCTacagaaaagaaagggaaaaccgttcaaatagaaaaGGAAGAGCCACTGGATCCTGTGGCTGGGAAACTTCGCCAACAAAG GCTGGTGGAAGAAGCAGATTATAAGTCCACTAAAGAATTGTTTTCCAGCGGAGGCAATTATAAAACCTTAGACAATTTCATTCCTAAATCTGAAAGTGACTTCCTGGAATATGCAGaacttatttcacataaacTTCGTCCATTTGAG AAAAGTTTCCATTATATTGGTCTACTCAAGGCAGTAATGAGACTGTCAATGACTTCATTGAAAGGAGCAGATGCAAAAGAAGTTGCATCTTCCATTACAGCAATTGCAAATGAGAAAATAAAAGCAGAGAAGGAAGCAAATGCTGGTAAAAAGAAGACAG gCTCCAAGAAAAAGCAGCTGCTTGTTGATAAGCCGAATGATGATATAGCTGTTGATGACTATGATCCGCTTGATGACGATGATTTTATGTGA
- the LOC137732509 gene encoding uncharacterized protein isoform X1, which produces MEDWVFLFTKLAFFSDASEDEKAPTLLSKDQPVHKWDDEDVDENDITESWEDLDEPAPLEPATRPVSEKAPKKPATKPAEKATEKKGKTVQIEKEEPLDPVAGKLRQQRLVEEADYKSTKELFSSGGNYKTLDNFIPKSESDFLEYAELISHKLRPFEKSFHYIGLLKAVMRLSMTSLKGADAKEVASSITAIANEKIKAEKEANAGKKKTGSKKKQLLVDKPNDDIAVDDYDPLDDDDFM; this is translated from the exons ATGGAGGACTGGG TTTTTTTGTTTACAAAGCTGGCATTCTTTTCCGATGCTTCAGAAGATGAGAAAGCCCCAACTCTCCTTTCTAAGGACCAACCAGTACATAAATGGGATGATGAAGATGTGGATGAAAATGATATTACAGAGTCATGGGAGGATTTAGATGAACCTGCTCCTTTG GAACCTGCAACAAGGCCTGTTTCTGAGAAGGCACCTAAGAAACCTGCAACAAAACCTGCTGAAAAAGCTacagaaaagaaagggaaaaccgttcaaatagaaaaGGAAGAGCCACTGGATCCTGTGGCTGGGAAACTTCGCCAACAAAG GCTGGTGGAAGAAGCAGATTATAAGTCCACTAAAGAATTGTTTTCCAGCGGAGGCAATTATAAAACCTTAGACAATTTCATTCCTAAATCTGAAAGTGACTTCCTGGAATATGCAGaacttatttcacataaacTTCGTCCATTTGAG AAAAGTTTCCATTATATTGGTCTACTCAAGGCAGTAATGAGACTGTCAATGACTTCATTGAAAGGAGCAGATGCAAAAGAAGTTGCATCTTCCATTACAGCAATTGCAAATGAGAAAATAAAAGCAGAGAAGGAAGCAAATGCTGGTAAAAAGAAGACAG gCTCCAAGAAAAAGCAGCTGCTTGTTGATAAGCCGAATGATGATATAGCTGTTGATGACTATGATCCGCTTGATGACGATGATTTTATGTGA